From the Xenorhabdus ishibashii genome, one window contains:
- the yfcD gene encoding NUDIX hydrolase YfcD: MVQEKSANIEWIDIVNEDNEVIAQSTRQQMRAQNLRHRATYIVVHDGMGKILVQHRTETKDFYPGKLDATAGGVVTMGETLLEAARREAEEELGIAGVPFAEHGMFYYEEKTCRIWGGLFSCVSHGPFALQEEEVAAVYWLTPEEITARCDEFTQDSLKALALWLARNNQVE; the protein is encoded by the coding sequence ATGGTGCAAGAAAAATCAGCAAATATTGAATGGATTGACATCGTCAATGAAGACAATGAAGTGATTGCGCAATCGACTCGTCAGCAGATGAGAGCGCAGAACTTGAGGCATCGTGCGACTTATATTGTCGTGCATGACGGTATGGGCAAAATTTTGGTTCAGCATCGTACAGAAACGAAAGACTTTTATCCGGGAAAATTGGATGCAACGGCAGGTGGAGTTGTTACGATGGGAGAAACTTTGCTTGAGGCTGCGCGTAGGGAAGCAGAAGAGGAATTGGGGATTGCAGGGGTTCCTTTTGCCGAGCATGGCATGTTTTATTATGAAGAGAAGACTTGTCGCATATGGGGGGGATTGTTCAGTTGTGTTAGTCATGGGCCATTTGCATTGCAGGAAGAAGAAGTTGCCGCAGTTTACTGGTTAACGCCAGAAGAAATTACAGCCCGTTGTGATGAGTTCACGCAGGATTCCCTCAAAGCACTCGCCTTATGGTTGGCGCGTAACAATCAAGTGGAATAG
- a CDS encoding beta/gamma crystallin domain-containing protein codes for MSKNKLIHGAIFYTEKNYSGDTYAYSENGQEVNLIGTSLNDKFRSVEIGTNSIVFAWRHGNDSQAGQIYREWDTSQPDISDIQGLSKFIVSPANRDLLAVKLINESGVDQIFRAHIQTYKIPNPVDCYSNGDYEIVGLIPKDGLQYVTFVVVFDQKNIPVTQGAVYFQHDEHGLDIVTYDTTKPPHIRFEKVDGYHFKFFLQEFN; via the coding sequence ATGTCTAAAAATAAATTAATTCATGGTGCTATATTTTATACTGAAAAAAATTATAGCGGGGATACTTATGCATATTCAGAAAATGGTCAGGAAGTTAATTTAATTGGTACATCATTAAATGATAAGTTTCGTTCCGTTGAAATTGGAACAAATTCGATCGTGTTCGCCTGGCGACATGGTAATGATAGTCAAGCAGGACAAATTTACCGTGAGTGGGATACAAGCCAACCAGACATCAGCGATATTCAAGGATTATCAAAGTTTATTGTATCACCCGCAAACCGTGATTTACTTGCAGTAAAATTGATTAACGAATCAGGTGTTGATCAAATATTCAGAGCTCATATCCAAACCTATAAAATTCCCAACCCCGTAGATTGCTATTCAAATGGAGACTATGAAATAGTCGGCTTAATTCCTAAAGATGGTCTACAGTATGTGACATTTGTTGTCGTTTTTGATCAGAAGAATATTCCAGTTACTCAAGGAGCCGTCTATTTTCAACATGATGAGCACGGCCTTGATATTGTTACTTATGATACAACCAAACCACCCCATATACGGTTTGAAAAAGTAGATGGTTATCATTTTAAATTCTTCCTGCAAGAATTTAATTAA
- a CDS encoding NUDIX hydrolase — MRVRCSARLLIINSFRQVLLFRFVHTSDALAGKSHWATPGGGVEHGESFEQAAIRELKEETGIIRDNVGKYVAQRTFEMMLPSGETVLAKERFFVVFSNEEEIHTHGWTDNEKSVISRHYWWGLDELLKTQDIIYPNDIIRLISMSFED, encoded by the coding sequence ATGCGTGTTCGGTGTTCAGCTCGGTTACTTATCATCAATTCCTTCAGGCAAGTCTTATTGTTTCGTTTTGTTCATACAAGTGATGCTTTGGCAGGTAAGTCACACTGGGCTACGCCCGGCGGTGGTGTTGAGCACGGTGAATCTTTTGAACAAGCGGCCATCAGAGAACTGAAAGAAGAAACAGGTATTATTAGGGATAATGTTGGGAAATATGTTGCACAAAGAACTTTTGAAATGATGCTTCCCAGTGGCGAAACTGTTCTGGCAAAAGAGCGTTTTTTTGTAGTCTTTTCCAATGAAGAAGAAATCCACACTCATGGATGGACTGATAACGAAAAGTCCGTTATCAGTCGCCACTATTGGTGGGGGCTTGATGAGCTTCTTAAGACTCAGGATATAATATATCCTAATGATATTATTAGATTAATATCTATGTCTTTTGAGGATTAG